The sequence below is a genomic window from Desulfobacterales bacterium.
TTTATTTGGAGGGAATACTTAATGTTAAAAAAAATTTTTTATTCAATGTTAACCGCCATATTCATGGCAAGTTCTGTTTGTATTGCGGGGCCTTCACTTGATCAATGGAAAGCAAGTTTTGACCCATCAACTGCAAAATACAAATGTATTGTTTCTAACGTGTCTCACCCTGTTATAAAAGGTGTTTATGCTGGTTTCGCAATAAGAGACGAATTATGGAAAAGAACTAATGGTCAAATTTATATTGATTATAAGCCTTTTTCTATGCTTGGAGGAGAAGTTGAAGTTCTTAACCAGCTTCAAATGGGAGCAATTCAAGGCATGGGCGTAAGTTCTGTCGCTTCAACAAATCTTGGCCCACGATTTGGTTTAATAAACCTGCCTTTTCTTGTTAATTCCTTTGACAAGCTTGATAAATTTGTTGCAAGCGGAAAACTTTTTAACCATTTTATGATGGCTATGGATCATCAAGGAATAATTGGTCTTGATATAACAGGATATGGCAATTACGGATGGGCAACGACAACCCCCATAAAAACAATTGAAGATGCTAAAAAAGTAAAATTTAGAATAGCTGAAGCGGCTGTTAACCAACTTCTTTATACCCAGTGGGGCTTTAATCCTGTTGTTATGCCTTGGCCTGATGTTCCAGTTGCCCTGAAACAAGGTGTTATTACAGGGCTTGATCACACGCCAACAGTCTGCAATATAACAAAAAAATTTGAGGTAGCAAAATACTATACTCAATTAAATTATGCTCAAGGCTTATTTATATGGATTTTTAATAAGAAATGGTTTGAAGGACTTCCTACCGACCTTCAAAAAACATTTAAAGAAACTGTTCATGATGTTTGTGCTAAAATAAGAGAAGAATCTAAACTCCAAGAAAGTGAAGAAATAGAAAAAGCTAAAAAAGAAGGTATTCAATTCTTTACTCTTTCTGATGATGAAATGGCTAAACTAAGAAATCAGGGAGATGCTGTACATCAAAAATATGCAGATGAAATAAACAGGTTATATAAAGGGGATACATACAGTCCAACAAATTACCTTAAAGAAGTTCAAGAATATATGGAATATAAGGCTTATTAATTTGTGATGTAGTTAATAAAAAAATAGGGTTTTAGGAAACTAAAGCCCTATTTTTGCAAGACAGTTGCTAAAGTTGGCTTAGCTTGTAAAAGCTAACTTTAAGTTATTTAATGGAAATAATTAAATGTTTGGAAAAATACTTAAATTTTTGGATAAATGCCTTACTTTCTTTGAAGAATGGACATTATTTTTAACAGTCATGGCAGCTCTTATTTCACTCTTTATTAATGTAGTTTTAAGATATGGGTTCAATTATTCCTTGGCATGGTCAGAAGAGCTTGTAAGACTTGTAATTATTTACACTACTCTTATAGGATGCTGCTCAGCAATAAAAAACAGGTCTATGATTAAAATTGATGCACTTGTTCAAGCTATCCCAAAGTTAAAGCTTCCACTAAATTTGTTTAGTAATTTCATAACTATTATATTTTCAGTTATGATGATTTATTATGGATGGCAGATTGCTGCTCAGCAGCTTGCTACAAATCAAAAAACTATTATACTTAGAATTCCTTTAGTGTATTTATATGCAATTGTTCCGTTAATGGGACTATTGATGTTTATAAGAACTATTCAAGTCCTTTATGAAGATATTACAGGACAAAAACTAACAAAAAAAGAAAAATAAACTTAAAGGAGTTTATATTTAACAATGGAAACTTCATACTTGATTGTGTGCTCAATACTTCTGGGGTGTATGGCTGCATATGTTCCTGTGTTTATGTGTCTTTTTTTTACCGCTGTAGTTAGTTTTCTTTTATTTACGGATTTCCCCATTTTAGTGCTAGTTCAAACTTTATTTAGAAGTCTTGATAATTTTGCCCTTGTCGTAGTCTTATTTTTCATTCTGTGCGGAAACATCATGACATCTGGAACTATAGTAGAAAAATTAATTAAAGTTGCAAATACTCTTGTAAGCTGGCTGCCTGGGGGTCTTGGAATGGCAGGAGTTATCGCTTGTGGCCTTTTCGGAGCTATATCTGGATCAACTGTCGCTACAGTTGTAGCTTTAGGTGGTTTCATGATTCCAGCTCTTATTGAAAACGGCTATGACGAAAAATACACTCTTGGACTTATGACGACATCTCCTAATCTTGGAGTAATTATCCCTCCAAGTATAGGAATGATATTATATTGCATGATTAGCAATGTATCCCTTGAAGGTCTTTTTTTAACAGGATTTCTTCCAGGAATGATGATAATATTTGGAGTATGTATTTATACTTATTTTTATTATAGAAAAAATACAACATTAGTCCGTAAACCTATTCCGACTTTAAAAGACACTATAAAAGTTTTTAAAGAAAGTTTTT
It includes:
- a CDS encoding TRAP transporter substrate-binding protein; protein product: MLKKIFYSMLTAIFMASSVCIAGPSLDQWKASFDPSTAKYKCIVSNVSHPVIKGVYAGFAIRDELWKRTNGQIYIDYKPFSMLGGEVEVLNQLQMGAIQGMGVSSVASTNLGPRFGLINLPFLVNSFDKLDKFVASGKLFNHFMMAMDHQGIIGLDITGYGNYGWATTTPIKTIEDAKKVKFRIAEAAVNQLLYTQWGFNPVVMPWPDVPVALKQGVITGLDHTPTVCNITKKFEVAKYYTQLNYAQGLFIWIFNKKWFEGLPTDLQKTFKETVHDVCAKIREESKLQESEEIEKAKKEGIQFFTLSDDEMAKLRNQGDAVHQKYADEINRLYKGDTYSPTNYLKEVQEYMEYKAY
- a CDS encoding TRAP transporter small permease — encoded protein: MFGKILKFLDKCLTFFEEWTLFLTVMAALISLFINVVLRYGFNYSLAWSEELVRLVIIYTTLIGCCSAIKNRSMIKIDALVQAIPKLKLPLNLFSNFITIIFSVMMIYYGWQIAAQQLATNQKTIILRIPLVYLYAIVPLMGLLMFIRTIQVLYEDITGQKLTKKEK
- a CDS encoding TRAP transporter large permease, which translates into the protein METSYLIVCSILLGCMAAYVPVFMCLFFTAVVSFLLFTDFPILVLVQTLFRSLDNFALVVVLFFILCGNIMTSGTIVEKLIKVANTLVSWLPGGLGMAGVIACGLFGAISGSTVATVVALGGFMIPALIENGYDEKYTLGLMTTSPNLGVIIPPSIGMILYCMISNVSLEGLFLTGFLPGMMIIFGVCIYTYFYYRKNTTLVRKPIPTLKDTIKVFKESFWSLMLPVIIFGGIFSGAFTANEAAVVACVYAFIIELFVHKAIKFNDVKKITVSSAVTSATLLIIVSGATCFGRYLTLENIPGKITEAVLYSVTSPYIFLFAINILLLVVGMFMDIISATLILGPVFLPMLSAFNIDPMHFGLIMTVNLAIGYCTPPMGVSLYITGSIANRDIIYVTKAVIPFLLIQISVLFIITYLPNTFLWLPKMMGFLK